One window from the genome of Rhinolophus ferrumequinum isolate MPI-CBG mRhiFer1 chromosome 22, mRhiFer1_v1.p, whole genome shotgun sequence encodes:
- the TAFA3 gene encoding chemokine-like protein TAFA-3 encodes MPERAAWNWSMGSWLLALCLAWTLLASASLQPPTPTVPVKQGTCEVTASHRCCNRNRIEQRSQTVKCSCFSGQVAGTTRAKPSCVDASIVLQKWWCQMEPCLPGEECKVLPDLSGWSCSSGHKVKTTKVTR; translated from the exons ATGCCTGAGCGGGCCGCGTGGAACTGGAGCATGGGCAGCTGGCTACTGGCACTTTGCCTGGCCTGGACTCTCCTGGCCTCGGCTTCCTTGCAGCCTCCAACTCCCACAG TCCCCGTGAAGCAGGGCACCTGCGAGGTGACAGCTTCTCATCGCTGCTGTAACCGGAACCGCATCGAGCAGCGATCCCAGACTGTCAAGTGCTCTTGCTTTTCTGGCCAGGTGGCCGGCACCACACGGGCCAAGCCCTCCTGCGTGGACG CCTCCATCGTCCTGCAGAAGTGGTGGTGTCAGATGGAGCCCTGCCTGCCTGGGGAGGAGTGCAAAGTGCTCCCAGACCTGTCGGGTTGGAGCTGCAGCAGTGGACACAAAGTCAAAACCACCAAG GTGACACGATAG